AGAAGGCGTTCGACAACGAGAGCGTCCGGCGACCGCCGCCGGAGCACGCTCCGCCCGCGGGAATCGACGAGGCGTTGAGGGAGCGCTATCGCAATGCGGTGGCCGACTTCCCGGCAACGGGCGTTCCTCCGATTCAGACAGCTCACTGGCTGATGAAACCGGCCTCCATGGTGCGGGGCACATGGGGGGAACCGAAGGAAGCTGGGGAATGGCTCGGCCTCCAGTTGGCGGAGTTCGCACCACGGTTCGCATCGGAAGCGGATCGGGAGGTGACTCGGCTGGTCCTTGTGGTGAAGGCTGCGGTGGAACGGCTGACCTGGGGTGGGGACGTGTCCCTGGGGCACTACCTGAACGGAACCGTCTTTCATTCGGTCGCCCTGGTGACCTGTTCCCCGAACCGTTCCAGCCCCGAACTGCCCTGCCCGCTGAAGTAGTCGAAGCAACGAAAGAAGCCCCGGCCGATTGGCCGGGGCTTGATTCGTTTGGTGGACCGTTCACAGCAGCGCGCGGAAGGGGTTGGAAGCGAGAACGGGCACGGCAGGCCGATTCGCCGGCACCAGTTCCTTGGCTTGCTTGGCGGCCGGGCGGTAGGTGTCCAGTCGGACGACCGGGGCCCGGTTCTCCTCACGCTCCGCGCTGGCCGGCTGCGGCACAGCGTCACCGGAGCTGTCACCGGGGAGCGTGAAGACGGTGGCCGGGCGCCCGGTCTTCCCCGAACGATCCACGGTGACGACGATGCCGGGCAATGCCTTGACCTCTTCGGCGGTGGCTCCCACGTAGGGCAGGATCTGAGAAGAGGTGGCCTGACCGCCGTGCAACTCGATCCGGGCCCGGACCTTCTCTGTCAGGCTGAGCGGTTGCCGCTTCATCTTGGGAGCGTTGGCCCCCTTGGTGATCCGGACCGCGTCCTGGACAGAGCGGCGTACGAGGGTGAATGCGGCCGACAGGATCTCTTCCGTGACGGTCTCGGAGCACTCGGACGCCGCCAGGCAGGCCGCTACCCGAAGGGTTTGTTCGGCCGTTCTCTCGATGAACACCGCCTGTGCTTCGGGCAGGGTCTCACCCAGGATGCGGGCATAGCGGCGGACGATCCGCCACAGCGGCCGTGCGTCCTCGGAGAGTGTGATCACCCGGGGTCGGGCGGTAGCCCAGCCGTATGCGTCGGACAGTTCGGAACCGTCCACCTTCGGCAGACTGATCCGGTCATCGTCCAGCATCGGAACCGACCCGAGCAGGAAGGGCAGGATGCGGTTGTACGACCCTCCGGCCGCCTCCGACTCCCCAACGTACTTGGCCCAGTCAGACGGGGTGATGTGCGAATGGAGAACCATCGCAGGGTCGCGCACTTCCTGCGCTTCATCCTTGGTCGTGTTCCGGACCGTTGCGCCGTCCCAGGCCGCGCGTAGCTTGGTGGTGAACGACGGATCGCGCTTGACCCGCTTCAAGACCTCCGTCCATTCCTCCTCCACCACCAGGGCCCGGACGTCGCGGCCGTGCTCCGTCTCGGCGGTCGCTTCCTGTTGCTCCCACAGGTGATTGACCAGACTGGCCCCGGACGTGATCCCGGATGTGGTGTGCGTGGCAAGGAAGCGTCCCAGGGAGCCGTCCAGAACCTGAATCGCCGCCCGCAGGGCGGTCCCCTTCCCCCTTCCCGTACCGGCGCAGAGCGCGGACCAGACCAGCACGGGCCTTCTGCTGCCACGCGACGACACCTTGACCGTTCCACCGATCGCGGCCGACCACATTGACAGGGCCGCCACGTACACCCCCAGCGGGTCCGTCTCCAGGAATGGGGTGATCTTTCGGACCGCGCGACCGATGGGACCGTACAGAACGGGGATGCTCATGCTGCCTCTATCTCAAGGAGTGTTAGTTGGGTGGCCAGTGGCCGGGGTGGCCGGGCGCACTCGACGCCCGGCACAGTGAGGGCGGCGTTCAGGCCGCTACTGCTTTCCCCTGCGCAGGAGTCCGGTTGGCCAGCTCGTACGCGTGACGGACGTTCAGCGGGACACGCCCCTGAGCGGAAAGGTTCGGCCACCCGTTCTCGCGCGCCCAGCGACGGATCAGCCGGTTCCGCTCCCGCGTGCTCATCCCCGAACGGTCCACCTTCGCCGGCTCGGGAAGCGGGTCACCACCAACCAACTCACCAGCACAGACAGCGTCCTTGAACCGTCCAGGAGCCCGGACGTCCATGCAGGGGACGCCGTGCTCGGCAGCGTCCCGCAGCTTCGTGGCGTTGCGGTCCCCACCTTCACCGACGATCAGCAGGACCGTGCTGTCATCGGCACGGCCAACCACCTCGTAGCCCAGGTTCCGCACCGCCTCACGCGCCGTCTCCCAGTCGTAGCCCGGAACCTCCCCCCCCCCCCCCCCGATCATCACGGACCGCACAGCGTCAGACTCCACCGCTCCCTCAGCCACGTCGTCGCGCTCCGACCCGACAGGCACCACATCGGCCAGCGCCACGGGGTCAGGGTCGGCCGCGCCGTCTTCCGGCGACCCAAGGGCATCCACCAGGTACAACCCGAACGACTCGGCGTGAGATCCGCAGAGGTCCCACGTACGCACTCCCAGGGCCAGCGTGTCTGTGGCCTCTTCCTCGCTCCCATCCTTCGCCAGATGGGCGTCACAAAGCGTCTTGAGAACGGGGATGAGAACCGTCTTACGCATGACGTGAGAATCCTTTGATTCGGGGCCGATGAGGCATGGAGTCGATGAGCCGGAGCGCTGCTCTTGCGGCTGCCGCACTCACCGGTGCGACGTGATCAACCCTGCCAATTCCCTATCACGGAATGATAACGAACAGATTTCGAGTCAATTACTCTCATGAATGCAATTACCGGGGTAATGCCTGATTAGAAAGAAGTGGGGACCGCCCGGGGCGCCTTCCTTCCATCACGTTTGCCAATCAAAATATGGAGCAGAACGGGCCGTTATCCCTCCCCTTCCCGCAGGTGAAGCAGCTCCCCGACTCGTGCATCAACCCGTCACCCCAGGGGCGCTCCTGACCCGTCAGCTGCCACCCAATGTGAACGGCAAGCTCCTGCACACACTCGGAGCACTGTGGATCTGACCAGGGACATTCGACCCCGGGGCGGTGCTTGCCGTCGTGGGTGACGGCGGCACCGGCCTTGGCTGCCCGGCGTGCGCTCACTGGGCATCACCGCCGCTCTGAAACGTCCAGCCGAGCCGCTTCATGCCGTCTGCGGTCAGCCCGAGAGCCGTAGCCAGATGCCGGAATTCCATCTGATGGTTGGCATTAGCTGAGCCGTCCAGGATCTTCCCGAAATAGGTCAGCATCGCGGCCACGGTGGGGATGAACGACTCATCCCACATCGCGGCCTGGGGAGCCTCCCACCATTGCCGCCACTGGGAGCGCTCGGAATTTGACCATTCCCGATTAGTAGGCAGATCGGGAACTGGTAGGCCGTGGTCCCACGGCAGCTCTATCAAACCCTTGAAACGGGAGTATGGGGAATTGGGGTTACGCATCTTCGGCATGGGGGCGACCTCCAGGAGTGATGGCCGGCAGAGCGGAGAGTGAACGGAACGGGCCCCTGCCTGTGCTGGCAGGGGCCCCGGACGGTTCGGGCGATCAGGCTGCGGTGGGCCATTCGACGGCGGCCTTGACGATGCCCTTCGTCGGCTTGGACTCATCAAAGGTGCTGTCCGCCTTCTTGGTGTCCAGCTCGGGGTACCGCACGATCTTGCCGCCGTACAGGTGAAGGGTGTCGATGTAGTCGGCCCGGTACTTCTCCGACTGGCCCTCACGGAAGCCCGAGAACTGGGAAGCGTAGGTGGCAAAGTCCTTATGTCCAGCCACGATGTCCACGCCCGCAGGCATCGCCGTGGTGCTCAGGATCGTGAAGCCCGCCAGACGCGCCACAACACCGTTCGCAGTCACGCCACCGTCGCCGTAGGCAGCAGCGTTGGCGACGGCCGGAAGTTCCACGAGGTAGCGCTTCACGCGAGGCGAGACGACGACGTACCGGCCCGCTGGGATGTCGTTGTCGTCCAGGGCCAGCATCATGTCCAGGATCGTGCTGTAGAGGCTCTGTGGGATGTTGGCTGCGGTCGGCTGGACGTTGGGGAGAGCCGTGGCGCCGTTGGCGATGATGCCGCCCATGAACGTATCGGCCTCCCGGGCAAGGGCGCGGATCATCTGCTGGTTGATCGGGGAGTCAAGGCCCGAAATGGTGAGCTGGACTCGCTCGGCGTCCTCCACGAGCACCTGGAGATATTTCGCCTCAGTGATCGGGAGCTTCTGATCCACGGTCTCCGGGCGCTGCGCCGTCATGCCATCGGGAACCTTGTAGTCCCCGACCGAGGGTCGCAGAAGCGAGTTGATGTGGACCACATCACCCTTCTTCCGGATCTCACCCTCGTACTTGTTATTCGAGACGATCGGGGAAGCCCAAACAAGCAGCGGATCAAACTGAGTCAGCAGGTCGGCGTCCCAAATCTCGGGGACGAAGGTGTGAGTGGAAGCATTCTGGTAGGCAAAGGTCATATAGGTACTCCTGGTTAGCGCTTACGGACATCAAGAGAAGGGCGTCGGACCGCAGGCGGGTCGTATCGGTTGTAGCCAGCTCCAGCGATCGGAGCGAACTTTGGCTCCTGGGCCGCTGCGAGCGGAGCCAGGGCCTTGCCGATTGCCTCGGCCGATGGATTTCCGTTCTCATCAAGGAGCTTGGAAGTATCCAGATAGTCGGTGAAACCGTCACCGAGCTTGATACCGGCCTGGGCGGCCTGGATCCTGACTTCGGCCTTGGCAAGCCTGGTTGCGTACTCGCGCTGCACCTCGGCCCGGACCGCTTCGGAACCGTCGGCCGGCACCTGGGCTGAAGAATGGGAATCAGTCTGTGGGTCGCTCACAGGCGACACCTCCTCAGAATCTAATCAAGGGGGAGAAATAAGGGCCGCTCTCAAGGCGGCCCATCACCCTCACAAGAGGACAACGTAAGAGAAGACACTGCCCCCCTTACCCCCCACTGCGAACGTTGCAAGCAGGAAGTAAGGGGGGAGTCTTCTCTACGTTGTCCCCTCACAGGGAGGTATCCGCAGAGCCTCATAACGACTTAGGAACTGCCCGGCCCGTGGGCCGTGCCAGAGACACACCGCCGAGTGTGCATGGCCCCAGAGGGAATCACCCTCTACCCATGGGGAATAAATGCCAGACTCATGTCCAGCCAGGTACGTTCAATGGGAGCCAGCAGTCCCTGCTGGCCTGGTAGCAGTCCTCCAGAACGGGACGGACCCACTCCGCGATCGGAGCCGGGTGGTCCTCGATGTAGGCAAGGTTCCGGTGCTTACCCACCCAGATGCCATGCGCCCTTAGACGCTCCGTGCGCGCCCTTGCGGGCTTCTGATGTGCCGGACAGTACTTCCGTGGGTTCCCTTGGCGACGAGGCTTGCCCGGGGTGTACAGCGGCTCCCTGCAACCCATCCAGCGACAGCACTCCCAGACTTCACGCTTAGCCTGTTCCTTTCCGCACTTGTGAAAGCCGCCCACTTCAGCCAAGGCGGTCTCTATGTGCTCCGTCTCTTGCGTA
This DNA window, taken from Streptomyces sp. TN58, encodes the following:
- a CDS encoding DUF3987 domain-containing protein, producing MSIPVLYGPIGRAVRKITPFLETDPLGVYVAALSMWSAAIGGTVKVSSRGSRRPVLVWSALCAGTGRGKGTALRAAIQVLDGSLGRFLATHTTSGITSGASLVNHLWEQQEATAETEHGRDVRALVVEEEWTEVLKRVKRDPSFTTKLRAAWDGATVRNTTKDEAQEVRDPAMVLHSHITPSDWAKYVGESEAAGGSYNRILPFLLGSVPMLDDDRISLPKVDGSELSDAYGWATARPRVITLSEDARPLWRIVRRYARILGETLPEAQAVFIERTAEQTLRVAACLAASECSETVTEEILSAAFTLVRRSVQDAVRITKGANAPKMKRQPLSLTEKVRARIELHGGQATSSQILPYVGATAEEVKALPGIVVTVDRSGKTGRPATVFTLPGDSSGDAVPQPASAEREENRAPVVRLDTYRPAAKQAKELVPANRPAVPVLASNPFRALL
- a CDS encoding Lsr2 family protein, whose product is MRKTVLIPVLKTLCDAHLAKDGSEEEATDTLALGVRTWDLCGSHAESFGLYLVDALGSPEDGAADPDPVALADVVPVGSERDDVAEGAVESDAVRSVMIGGGGGEVPGYDWETAREAVRNLGYEVVGRADDSTVLLIVGEGGDRNATKLRDAAEHGVPCMDVRAPGRFKDAVCAGELVGGDPLPEPAKVDRSGMSTRERNRLIRRWARENGWPNLSAQGRVPLNVRHAYELANRTPAQGKAVAA